AATTCTGAGTATATCCTGATTCCTTAAGATCTGAACCGGCCACCCGGAAACCCATTCCTTTAAGCACTATTGCGACTGCACTCATGCCTGCGCCGCCTATCCCTACAAAGAAAAAACTTTTATGCCTGCCAAAATTATTTAAATCACTAATCAAATAAATCTCCGATCAAAATATCAGTAATTATTTTATGACTTTCTGAAAAAATATTTTCACCTTTTTTATTTTTTAATCCATTATATAACCTAAAGTTGTCAGAAATCATATCTTTTAATATTTTTTCAAGAATATATTCATTTGTCTCCGAATCTTCAAGTATGATAGCTTTTTTATTATCTGCCAGGAATTTTGCATTATAGTACTGGTGATTGTTTATTGCATTCGGAAAAGGGATCAGAATGGCAGGAATCCGGCATACTGCAATTTCTGCAACGGTATTCGCCCCTGACCTTGATATTATCAGATCTGAAATATTATAGATATCCTGCATCCTGTCTTCATAAGGAATTATTCTCAGATTTTTATCTTCGCCCGCAACCATGCCATTACTGCTTTCGCTGATTTCTGAATAAAATCTTTTACCTGAAATAAGAATAAACTGCAGATTTTTATTGTCTTTCATAATATCCGACAAACCAATAAAAGACTTGTTTATCCTGTCCGCTCCAAGACTTCCTCCAAATGCTGTTATTGTAAAAACACCTGGCTTCAGGCCATATTTCCGGTAGTTTTTATCGCCCGATCTGAATTCACGGATTATTTTTCTTACCGGATTACCGGTGAAAACTGTTCTTTTGGTTTTTTTTCTGAAATATTCTTCTGTTTCTTTGAAACTCAGGAATATTTTTTGAGCAAAACGGGCAAAGATCAGATTTAATCTTCCGGGAATATAGTTCTGTTCATGAATGTAGAATTCTTTTCTTAATAAGAGGCAGGCCAGAAACACTGGTGCGCATACATAACCACCCATACCCAGAATGACGTCAGGCCTGGATCGTCTGATTATATTTAAGGAACAGGTCAGTCCTGAGATTATATTTATAATAAAAATGATATAGCTTTTGATTTTTCTTATAATTCCTGATTTCTGTAAAAGACCGGATGATTTTATGGTAATAAATTTAATCCCAAGAGGTGGTATAAGTCTGGCCTCCATCCCTTTTTCAGTGCCTATGTAACATATATCTATATTTTTATATTGCTCGGATATCTGCTCGATTATCGCAATTGCAGGATAGATATGCCCTGCAGTTCCTCCTCCGCATATGATTATTTTTTTATTCATTTTCTTCTAAGGGTGAAATTATTTTATATTTTGATATGTTCAAAAGAATTCCGGCACCTGCCATTGTCGTTACAAGCGATGAACCTCCAAGACTGATAAAAGGCAGGGTAATGCCTGTAACCGGAAAAAGTCCTGTGGACACTGAAATATTCATAATCGCCTGAATCACTATAAGGCTCGTTATACCCACAGCTATAAGTCTTCCAAGATAATCTTTCGCTTTCATTGCAATCCTTATCCCGAAAAATGCAAAAAGAACAAAAAGCATGACAACAAAAAGGGTTCCTATCAGACCAAATTCTTCACCTATTATTGAAAAAATAAAATCCGTATTTGCTTCAGGAAGGTATGAATATTTCTGCATGCTGTTTCCAAGACCCAGTCCGTAAATATTACCTGAGCCTAATGCAATAAGGGACTGGTTCACCTGGAAATTTGAACCA
This window of the Actinomycetota bacterium genome carries:
- the murG gene encoding undecaprenyldiphospho-muramoylpentapeptide beta-N-acetylglucosaminyltransferase, which codes for MNKKIIICGGGTAGHIYPAIAIIEQISEQYKNIDICYIGTEKGMEARLIPPLGIKFITIKSSGLLQKSGIIRKIKSYIIFIINIISGLTCSLNIIRRSRPDVILGMGGYVCAPVFLACLLLRKEFYIHEQNYIPGRLNLIFARFAQKIFLSFKETEEYFRKKTKRTVFTGNPVRKIIREFRSGDKNYRKYGLKPGVFTITAFGGSLGADRINKSFIGLSDIMKDNKNLQFILISGKRFYSEISESSNGMVAGEDKNLRIIPYEDRMQDIYNISDLIISRSGANTVAEIAVCRIPAILIPFPNAINNHQYYNAKFLADNKKAIILEDSETNEYILEKILKDMISDNFRLYNGLKNKKGENIFSESHKIITDILIGDLFD